The DNA region TGGTTTCCGCTGCAGCCCGCTGGGGTTTCTGATTATTAGGTTCTTAATCATAGTTCTGTTTGAACAAGCTGTTGATTGATTTTGCTAGATAATGACTATTGTTTTGTCTAGTTGttgcttgttctgttttggcttgtgtttgttggagtGTCTTTTCAGAATGAACCAGAGAGATGCTTCAGTATCAAACTCAGTCAAAAAGGGAGAGATTGTAAATGCAGTTTCTAAAACAACTCGCTGAgaggaacaagtcgttgtgccgAATAGAGTGTTGTGCCAATCAGGAAGTTGCATCAGATCACAAACGCCTGAGTTGCTGACgtggatgtgtgagctgacgtggcaggacgtgagtggatgtgatgatgtgtcgaAGAAGGTTGCTGACTTGGCATTGGAGATAGAGACGAAATTgtacttggagatatgaagaaaatTCTCTACAAAATataaggaaaggataagcttGAGGAGCAAACAGTTTCTTTATCCcgtgatacttggagattcgccTTCTACGGTTTCTCaagtagtgtatatatattctaggagtaggccacgagccaagttgagcactctagattattgatacagttgtaaacttcgaagccacaaAAATAAGACTTAGAAGAtgtgttcccagttctctgtgacgttaatcagggaggtgattaagtgtgcagaaaattgtttttctttctcttagatctacactggtgagagtctagatagaaaagagagagggttggttttcttctctcatagataaaaagagagaggattgttttcttctcttagatctacacaaagtgttgtgttagatagaaaagagaaagtttcagattcattcttagtcggagtcaatcctattgggtagaataggttgagtaagggccgagataaaattgtatcattgtaagagataagttttgttaataagattgaagagaaagtTGGCTTGGTGCGTTCCAAGTGTATATCAGTGTGTTTTGtgtctctatacctttacataCTTGCGAAAAGAGAATGATACATTGATTGTGAATACAATAAGATTCAATCAAACTGAGCTTTAAAAAATTGTTGGAAGGACAAGTACATATGATTCAAATGACACGCTCTCTATGGAAAAGACTATTGATGTGAACTGTTACTGAAGTTCTCTAAGGAAATCACGGCACCTGATCTAAGTTcacctgaagaagaagtatcAGAATGAGAAAGTAAGATGTATAATACCCAGAGATGAAGGCAAACAAGATAGAGCACAGCCCAGATTTTGGCGGTCGGGTTTCTACGCAAGAAGACGGTTCCCGAGACGAAGATAGCATTTAGTTGCATCACTAGCCATCCCAAATGTTTCTTGCCTGACCGGATTTTATCTTGGAAAGCTGGTTTAAACTTTGATCCTGAGAGTTCCCAATCTCCTGCTTCAAGATCTTGGGATGCGGCTTCAATTGCAGACAtacctttgttttcttctataaGCCTTGACACAGCCTGGCAAATAATCCAAATTGGATTGGGTATGGAagcaaatatttatgttttgggAGCAAACAGGTTGGTGAGATTCATCAATGTACCTCGATTCTAAACGATATGGTTGCTTTCTCTGAGGAAAGCGCTTCGACCTGGTAAAGTTGACAAGACAATTTGGAAATTATTCTGGAAATTATTCTGGAAATTattctggaaattttttttggtctaaaTGTCTCTATCTGAAGTGTAAATATACCTGGGATTGTTTTTGAATAAGGTGGTCAGTAAGCTGGTTGAGTCTTCGCTTCAGTTCAATTTCCACTTCAGTTGGTTCTTCGAGTTCCTTTCTCATCATTTCTATGTCTGCTTCCATTTTAGTTGCCTGAATTTAACAAGGAATCAAGCAAAAAAGGTATGAGCTTCAAATATAATCTTGAGTTCTGTATCATAATAGATGGATCTTCCAGTctttaatgaaaaattatacaGCTGCATATACCTAATAGGAAACCTGAAGCAAAAGTCAACCAGACAATGGTGTTAGCTAACCTTATCTTGTAACCGCCCGATTTTATCAGTCAGCAAGGAAATCTCTGCTTCAAGCATCTGGTGTTCGAATATGTCTCCCCTAGAAGTATCTGACTACACAGCCCACATATAAGCAGCATGGTTTTCAgaccaaagagaaaaagattaaagaaaagaaaacagaaagaaaaggaGTCCCAAGTCACCTGTTTCAGAATTGATCCACTTTCCCCGCTACTATAAGTATTCCGCTTCAGTTCTACATGATAAAGACAACTTCTTCAGCAAAACAGAGAAGTGATTATCCCCAAGTGAATAAGAGCAGTACAAAAAAGTCATGCGAAGTAGAAGAAGCTTTTTATAAGAGAGGTGCCTAACTGTATAATTTCTCAAAGAAAGAACCCATACCTTCCAGAGTAGACTCTTTATGCTCAACTTGTTGTCGGAGTACTGCCACCTGCTCTATCTGGTCACATCAGAAAGGAAAGAGATCAGTAAATAAATGCAGATATAGAAATTGGTTCTAAAACCTTGACTCAACAATTAGGTATTGATCAAAACATCCTTAGCGTCAGAAGATCGACATCTTTTAGTAAGAACGCTGAACATTACCAATAAACAAAATAACTAGATGATTTAATCTTTATACCTGAGTCTCAAGTTTCTTCTGCCCAGCAGCAAGCGATCTTGTAAGTTCCGCATTTGCAGCCTATAACAttccattttttaatatgtaaaacaGGAAAACAGGTCCGTCCATTATACTAACAGCACTTTGAAATGTCACCAAACAAATTACGCGGTTAATACCTCCAATCCGGCCAAACGTGTGAGAACTTCCATTCTTGTATTGTTATGCTTCTGTTTTTCAAGGTCAGCAGCTTCCAGTGTTTCCATCATGTTTGTTTGCAACTCTGCAGCCTAAACGAAAGAGGACAAACACAGCATATCCAGTTCATTTAGCTTGAGTAATATCACTGTCAAATCATATTGTAGGTTTTCGCAGCAGCTTCTGTCATATGCATAAGGAGCTTTGCAGTTCAGACTCTAAGAGTGAAACTAGCGTTTTGCTAGTCAACAATAATAAGCATGTCAatttaaaaattgaatcaaGTAATATGCTTGCATTTTGTCAGCTGAAACATAACATAAAGTCGAAGTTGCAGTCTTAATTGCTTAAACCTTCATCATTGCAAGCAAAAAACTTGGTAAAATTGCTACCTCTTGTGCCTGTTGTTTAGCTCGTTCCTCGACTATTTTCTCTAAACTCTGTTTTTCACCCTCAAGTCTTGCTACCATATTCTCTCGCTCTTTGATGACCGCTACAGCTTTTGTTGCAATTTTTTCAGCGAAGATTTTCTCTCGTCTCCTCCTACGCTCCTCCCTCTGACGCTCTCTCTCAGAGTCTGTGCTCGAATCAGACTCATAATCGGATTCAGATTCATCACTTGACAAGGAAGAATCCTTCCTCTTTAGACCATCAGAAACATTGCTCTGCGAGTGCGAGACTTCTTCCCTCAAATGCTTTCCCCATACCGCACTTCTTCTGGGCTCACGACCATCCTTTTTTCCGGGACTTGGTAATGTTTCCTTAGGGAGAGTCTCATGGGCCGATCTCGTGGAGTCATCCATGGTAGGTGGCTGAGCACTGACATCCTTCTCACTCTCTTTACGAGTTGACTTCACAAACATATCCCTAGGAGCATTCCTACTTTCCATGTCAGCATCAGAAGGGCTAGACACTTCCTTGTCGCTAGGTTCCTTATTCGGCTGTTTTTGTGGCCTCCCTTTGGAATCGACAACATTACCAATACTCTTCTCACTCTTCTTTCCATCAGATAACAAAGGATTTTTCCCCACATTCCCATGCCTTTTTACATCCTTCTTCAATCCCCGAGTCACAGATGTTCCACCAGGAGTACGAGGCTTAGCAGTGCTGGTCCCCTGACTTGGAGAACTCAGGAGTTCTGTCCAGTCATTGTCAGTGAGTTTATCAGTTTTATCTTCTGTCAAACCCTGTGACGGTGAACTTGTCCTTTCTTGGGATTGATCTGGTTTGCGTAATTTTTTGCCACTACTCAAGTAGCTAGGTGGTTTTTGCTCAACTGAGTTCATCTGAGATCCACCACCAGAATCACTACCACCTTCATATGTCTTCTTTCTCAGCTGATCTTTCAAAGAAACAGGACTACTTCCAGATTTTGGAGAGGTCTCAAAGACCTCGTCATGGGTCTCAGACTTCTCATCCTTTCGTAGAGACTCTGCTGCCTGCTGATcgagctgaaaaaaaaaaaaaacacagtttaCATAATTCCAAATTAgcacaaattttatggtaaCGAGCTCAAGTAGATTTAGACTCTCGAGTAACAAACTGGACAAAAAACAAACGCAAGAATCCGAGATAGTATAAGCAGTAATTGGTGCAGTGCAAATAAATCAAATTCCTGAATCACATCAATTTCAATAAAACTACTCTTACATTCGAAACGTGGGGATCAAAGAGTTCCAAACATGAGGATCGAGATTAAAGCTAGAACCCAGACGACTTCCAAATCCGATAATTTTCATACTTAATCTATGCAAAACGATAATGAGATTcgacatatctctctctctctctctctctctaacctgTTGAAGAATCGTTTCGGCGGCTTTGAGCTTCGACGAGATCCAAttcgccattttttttcttcaatgctCTTTATGAAAAGAAGATGGGATTAAATACCCATCGACACCGTTTTGTTACCAAAGTGAGTTCTCAATTGCACTCTCGCATCAGAGatcaacgaagaagacgaagatgaatcGGAGAGGTGTGTTGCTACAGTGACGTATCGGTGACGTAGTTATTTTAGCAAACGCCGAAAGAGACTCCGCAACTAAACCCAGCGGAATCCGGTTTTGTTTTCCGGTTTACTATTCATTTTGTCTTTGGTTCATTTAATTCCAAGTGTTACTGTTACTGTTACTGTTACTGTTACATAAACAATGGTTTTAGTTTAATTCCAGAAATTAaataatccaaaccaaaatatGGATGGATCATAGttacattttgtgtttttttttcattaaatgtATAAGACAAGTCCAGCCAAGCCAACAATTCAACAATTACTTACTAGCTAGTTTTGACATCACTGATGttttcaaaacaatattaataagaaaaaaatagaaaatcagtTTATTTACTTGTAACAACAACTTGAGAGTGAAGTACTCAACGGTCTAGTGGCGGTAACTTCATGAATATTCACAATCTCTGTACCCGCGGGAATGACCGTACCGTCACCGTTGGGTCTATTGTCTAAAGCGATCTTCTGAGTCAAAACCTCATGTATCCGTCCGATCATGCTTAGAAACGCTTCCTCCACGTTTTGGTTCTCTAAAGCCGACGTTTCGAGAAAATAGAGACCTTCCGATTCGGCTAGACTTtgaccctcttcttcttcaacttctctaGACTGCCGGAGATCGGATTTGTTACCAACGAGGACAATGACGACGGTGTCCGGATTAGAGAAGCCTCTGAGCTCTGACAAccattttttaatgttttcgaAAGTGGTTCGCCTTGTGATGTCGTAGATTAGTAAAGCTCCCAAGGCTCCACGATAATACGAACTCGTTATGGCTCTAAATCTTATTTCCTCCCattcaaaaaggaaaagaaaaagaaacagtaagatacgtaaaaaaaaaacacacacaaactaTTATAGAATCTCACAA from Camelina sativa cultivar DH55 chromosome 3, Cs, whole genome shotgun sequence includes:
- the LOC104775936 gene encoding ras-related protein RABA6b-like isoform X2 is translated as MAEESYDEECDYLFKAVLIGDSAVGKSNLLSRFSRDEFRLDSKPTIGVDFAYRSVRVADKTIKAQIWDTAGQERFRAITSSYYRGALGALLIYDITRRTTFENIKKWLSELRGFSNPDTVVIVLVGNKSDLRQSREVEEEEGQSLAESEGLYFLETSALENQNVEEAFLSMIGRIHEVLTQKIALDNRPNGDGTVIPAGTEIVNIHEVTATRPLSTSLSSCCYK
- the LOC104775933 gene encoding golgin candidate 2-like codes for the protein MANWISSKLKAAETILQQLDQQAAESLRKDEKSETHDEVFETSPKSGSSPVSLKDQLRKKTYEGGSDSGGGSQMNSVEQKPPSYLSSGKKLRKPDQSQERTSSPSQGLTEDKTDKLTDNDWTELLSSPSQGTSTAKPRTPGGTSVTRGLKKDVKRHGNVGKNPLLSDGKKSEKSIGNVVDSKGRPQKQPNKEPSDKEVSSPSDADMESRNAPRDMFVKSTRKESEKDVSAQPPTMDDSTRSAHETLPKETLPSPGKKDGREPRRSAVWGKHLREEVSHSQSNVSDGLKRKDSSLSSDESESDYESDSSTDSERERQREERRRRREKIFAEKIATKAVAVIKERENMVARLEGEKQSLEKIVEERAKQQAQEAAELQTNMMETLEAADLEKQKHNNTRMEVLTRLAGLEAANAELTRSLAAGQKKLETQIEQVAVLRQQVEHKESTLEELKRNTYSSGESGSILKQSDTSRGDIFEHQMLEAEISLLTDKIGRLQDKATKMEADIEMMRKELEEPTEVEIELKRRLNQLTDHLIQKQSQVEALSSEKATISFRIEAVSRLIEENKGMSAIEAASQDLEAGDWELSGSKFKPAFQDKIRSGKKHLGWLVMQLNAIFVSGTVFLRRNPTAKIWAVLYLVCLHLWVLYILLSHSDTSSSGELRSGAVISLENFSNSSHQ